One part of the Lotus japonicus ecotype B-129 chromosome 2, LjGifu_v1.2 genome encodes these proteins:
- the LOC130735353 gene encoding protein NUCLEAR FUSION DEFECTIVE 4-like codes for MMFCAPHPENGCKNVKGFALQVLQGRWFMMLASFMIMAVSGASYMFSLYSREIKFALGYDQSTLNLLSFFKDVGSNIGILSGLINEVTPPWVVLSMGAVLNFFGFFMIWLAVAKKIANPRVWHLCLYIVIGSNSHCFTNTAVMVTSVKNFPGIRGIVLGILGGYLSLSAIIITQLYYAFFINDSQSMILIMACLPTATALILLPVIKNHKSIQQKNDSKVFYRFIYLVLALAGFLMIMIILQISFNFTQSEYYATTTVMLLLLTLPLAVVIVEDCKIWKSKQELINCENPPRPVDTTTKSNELKSEQTIPEGLSCWQNILRHPERGEDHTVLQAIFSLDMVILFFATVCGFGSNLTVYNNLSQIGKSLGYPSYTITTFVSLMSIWIFLGKIAQGVLSEFMITKLKLPRPLMFTIVHVLSCIGHLLIAFNVPNGLYAASIFIGFCLGASWPIINSLISELFGLKHYSTLYNVGTVASPIGSYLLNVKVAGYLYDREARRQMAALGLQRKPGEELNCNGSDCYKLAYIIITAVCLFGALVSFILVLRTRQFYKTDIYKKFTEEPRTAETKMVIPGKD; via the coding sequence ATGATGTTTTGTGCACCACATCCAGAAAACGGTTGCAAAAACGTTAAAGGCTTTGCTCTCCAAGTCCTACAAGGGAGATGGTTCATGATGCTTGCATCATTTATGATCATGGCAGTATCAGGAGCTAGCTACATGTTCAGCCTCTACTCCAGAGAAATCAAGTTCGCTCTCGGGTATGACCAATCCACTCTCAATTTGTTAAGCTTCTTCAAGGACGTGGGTTCCAACATAGGCATTCTCTCTGGTCTAATCAATGAGGTAACGCCTCCTTGGGTTGTGTTATCAATGGGTGCTGTTCtaaatttttttgggtttttcatGATTTGGCTTGCTGTGGCCAAAAAAATTGCAAATCCCCGCGTGTGGCACCTGTGCTTGTACATCGTTATTGGAAGCAATTCTCATTGTTTTACCAACACTGCAGTTATGGTGACCAGCGTAAAGAATTTCCCGGGCATCCGCGGCATTGTATTAGGCATTTTGGGTGGGTATCTTAGTTTGAGTGCAATAATCATCACTCAACTGTACTATGCCTTCTTTATAAATGACTCCCAATCTATGATTTTGATCATGGCATGTCTACCAACAGCCACTGCTTTGATTCTCCTACCAGTTATAAAGAACCACAAGAGTATTCAACAGAAAAATGACTCCAAAGTTTTCTATAGGTTCATCTACTTGGTACTAGCTCTTGCAGGGTTCCTCATGATTATGATCATTTTGCAAATATCTTTCAACTTCACCCAGAGTGAGTATTATGCCACTACCACTGTGATGCTTCTCTTACTTACCCTTCCACTTGCTGTTGTTATTGTGGAAGACTGCAAGATTTGGAAGAGCAAACAGGAACTTATCAATTGTGAAAATCCTCCGAGACCCGTGGATACAACAACAAAATCTAATGAATTGAAGTCTGAACAAACTATCCCTGAAGGACTTTCCTGTTGGCAAAATATTTTGAGGCACCCGGAAAGAGGTGAAGATCATACAGTACTTCAAGCCATTTTTAGCCTTGATATGGTTATTCTTTTCTTTGCTACTGTATGTGGATTTGGTAGCAACCTGACTGTGTACAATAACTTGAGTCAGATTGGGAAGTCCTTAGGATATCCTTCATATACTATAACCACATTTGTCTCCCTTATGTCCATTTGGATTTTTCTCGGTAAAATTGCACAAGGGGTGCTCTCAGAATTTATGATAACAAAACTGAAACTCCCTAGGCCTCTCATGTTCACGATAGTCCATGTATTGTCTTGTATTGGTCACCTTTTAATTGCTTTCAATGTTCCAAATGGTCTATACGCAGCCTCAATTTTTATTGGGTTTTGCTTGGGAGCAAGCTGGCCAATAATTAATTCCCTCATATCTGAATTGTTTGGTCTTAAACATTACTCAACATTGTACAATGTTGGGACAGTAGCAAGTCCAATTGGGTCATACTTACTCAATGTGAAGGTCGCAGGGTATCTGTATGACAGGGAAGCTAGAAGGCAAATGGCAGCATTGGGGCTACAAAGAAAGCCAGGAGAGGAATTGAACTGCAATGGGAGTGACTGCTACAAGTTGGCTTATATCATAATCACTGCAGTTTGCTTATTTGGGGCGCTTGTGTCATTCATTTTGGTGCTTAGGACCAGACAGTTCTACAAAACTGACATATACAAGAAATTCACAGAAGAACCTAGGACTGCTGAAACTAAAATGGTTATCCCTGGAAAAGATTGA